In Leguminivora glycinivorella isolate SPB_JAAS2020 chromosome 19, LegGlyc_1.1, whole genome shotgun sequence, a single genomic region encodes these proteins:
- the LOC125236841 gene encoding phenoloxidase 1-like — protein sequence MADVVNSLKLLFDRPNEPLITPKGDKNAVFQLTEQVLPEEYSSNGIELNNRFGEDASEKIPVKQLSSVPQFNKAKQLPVDADFSLFIPSHQEYATEVIDVLMSVPENQLQDFLSTCIFARANLNPQLFNYGYSVALMHRRDTRNVPIQNFAETFPSKFLDSKVFSQAREVARVTPGTQAARNPIIIPRDYTATDLEEEHRLAYFREDIGVNLHHWHWHLVYPFTASDRAIVAKDRRGELFFYMHQQIIARYNGERLNNALKRVKKFNNWREPIPEAYYPKLDSLTSARGWPPRQSGMRWQSLNRPSDGINLNLETMERQRRAVEEAIASGRAQLANGGTMPLDIDTLGNMVEASILSPNPQLYGSVHNNGHLFSAYVHDPDHRYLESFSTIADEATTMRDPFFYRWHAWIDDLFQSHKESAFVPRYTRSELENPGVRVMAATIQSQGGQPNTLNTFWMQSDVDLSRGLDFSNRAPVFARFTHLNHRPFQYVINVNNTGSARRTTVRIFLSPKFDERNLPWNLNDQRKMFVEMDRFVVPLNAGQNTITRQSTQSSVTIPFEQTFRDLSVQADDPRRTDLATFNYCGCGWPQHMLVPKGTEGGAQYLLFVMCSNYDLDRVDQPDGTELSCDQASSFCGLKDRLFPDKRAMGFPFDRPSASASSITDFILDNMALTDVTIRLQNVTEINPRNPRN from the exons atggccgaCGTAGTGAACAGTTTGAAGCTGCTGTTCGATCGGCCCAATGAGCCGCTCATCACGCCGAAGGGGGACAAAAATGCTGTGTTCCAGCTTACGGAGCAGGTTCTG CCCGAAGAATACTCCTCCAACGGCATCGAGCTAAACAACCGTTTCGGCGAGGACGCCTCCGAGAAGATCCCCGTGAAGCAGCTCAGCTCCGTGCCGCAGTTCAACAAAGCGAAACAGCTGCCCGTGGACGCGGACTTCTCACTCTTTATCCCGTCTCACCAGGAGTACGCTACGGAAGTCATTGACGTGTTGATGA GTGTCCCTGAGAACCAACTACAGGATTTCCTGTCTACATGCATCTTCGCGCGCGCCAATCTGAACCCTCAGTTGTTCAACTATGGCTACTCTGTAGCACTTATGCACAG GCGTGACACTAGGAATGTCCCCATCCAGAACTTTGCAGAAACCTTCCCTTCCAAGTTCTTGGACTCCAAAGTGTTCTCCCAAGCCCGAGAAGTAGCCAGAGTCACTCCAGGAACACAAGCTGCT CGTAATCCCATTATCATCCCGCGGGACTACACTGCCACTGACTTGGAAGAGGAACACCGTCTGGCATACTTCCGTGAAGATATCGGTGTGAACCTTCATCACTGGCATTGGCACTTGGTGTACCCGTTCACTGCCAGCGACAGAGCCATCGTCGCTAAGGACCGCCGTGGCGAGCTGTTCTTCTACATGCACCAGCAAATTATCGCGCG ttacaaTGGAGAACGGTTAAACAACGCGCTCAAGCGAGTAAAGAAGTTCAACAACTGGCGTGAGCCAATCCCTGAGGCGTACTACCCTAAGCTGGACAGCCTGACATCGGCGCGCGGTTGGCCCCCACGGCAATCCGGCATGCGCTGGCAGAGCCTGAACCGCCCGTCTGACGGCATCAACCTCAACCTGGAGACGATGGAGAGACAGAGGAGAGCTGTTGAAGAGGCTATTGCTTCTGGACGCGCTCAACTT GCCAACGGCGGCACCATGCCTCTGGACATCGACACACTTGGAAACATGGTGGAGGCGAGCATCCTGTCTCCCAACCCTCAGCTGTACGGCTCCGTGCACAACAACGGCCATCTCTTCTCCGCCTACGTGCATGACCCTGACCACCGCTACCTG GAATCATTCAGCACTATCGCAGACGAGGCGACGACGATGCGCGACCCCTTCTTCTACCGCTGGCACGCATGGATCGACGACCTGTTCCAATCCCACAAGGAATCTGCGTTCGTCCCGCGCTATACTCGTTCTGAG CTTGAGAACCCCGGCGTAAGAGTGATGGCAGCCACGATCCAGAGCCAAGGCGGGCAGCCCAACACCCTGAACACGTTCTGGATGCAAAGTGACGTGGATCTCTCACGCGGCCTCGACTTCTCCAACCGTGCGCCTGTGTTCGCGCGCTTCACTCATCTCAACCATCGCCCCTTCCAATATGT CATCAATGTGAACAACACTGGCTCTGCTCGCCGCACTACAGTGCGCATCTTCCTGTCGCCCAAGTTTGACGAACGCAACCTGCCCTGGAACCTCAACGACCAGCGCAAGATGTTTGTCGAGATGGACCGCTTCGTTGTGCCTT TGAACGCCGGGCAGAACACCATCACCCGCCAATCCACGCAGTCCTCCGTGACCATTCCCTTCGAACAGACGTTCCGCGACCTCAGCGTGCAGGCCGACGATCCGCGCCGCACCGACCTGGCGACGTTCAACTACTGCGGGTGTGGCTGGCCGCAGCATATGCTGGTGCCGAAAGGGACTGAAGGCGGAGCGCAGTATCTGCTGTTTGTTATGTGCTCCAACTACGATCTGGACCGG GTGGACCAACCCGACGGCACCGAGCTGTCCTGCGACCAGGCCTCCAGCTTCTGCGGCCTGAAGGACCGCCTGTTCCCCGACAAGCGCGCCATGGGCTTCCCCTTCGACCGCCCCTCCGCGTCCGCATCCAGCATCACAGACTTCATACTCGACAACATGGCGCTCACTGACGTCACCATCCGTCTGCAGAACGTCACCGAGATCAACCCGAGGAACCCGAGGAATTAA
- the LOC125236842 gene encoding 2-(3-amino-3-carboxypropyl)histidine synthase subunit 1 — translation MEDLLQNPGVVVVRAKPEGQRKTFKPNVRSLNKIPDELLNDPLLNRACEALPQNYNFEIHKTVWRIRSVGAKRVALQLPEGLTMFATTLCDIIETFTEADTLIMGDVTYGACCIDDFTAAALGVDLLVHYGHSCLIPIDQTTDVKVLYIFVDIKIDPSHFIDTIKLNFPKRTHLAIVSTIQFVTTLHAIAKTLRSEEYIVTVPQCRPLSPGEILGCTAPKVDSEYIVYLGDGRFHLEAIMIANPSIPAYKYDPYEKKFTSEQYEHNLMQENRQNQVRVAGDAGNFGLILGTLGRQGSTKVLSNLEKQIRNVDKKYVKILLSEIFPSKLSLFNLDAFVQVACPRLSIDWGTAFPRPLLTPYEFSVSLGNSKWLKEDGTYPMDFYSNASLGPWTPNYKPVLCSEGDKICDNCCGGKGKEMKEK, via the exons ATGGAAGACTTACTCCAAAACCCAGGCGTGGTCGTTGTACGAGCGAAGCCCGAAGGACAGAGAAAAACTTTCAAACCGAATGTGCGATCTCTGAATAAAATTCCTGACGAGTTACTAAATGATCCTTTACTAAATAGAGCCTGTGAAGCGTTGCCTCAGAACTACAACTTCGAAATACATAAGACAGTATGGAGAATAAGATCGGTTGGTGCTAAAAGAGTAGCTCTTCAATTGCCAGAAG GATTAACGATGTTCGCTACTACTTTGTGTGACATCATTGAGACATTCACGGAAGCTGACACGTTAATAATGGGTGATGTGACTTATGGAGCATGCTGCATCGACGACTTCACCGCGGCCGCTCTCGGCGTCGACCTACTCGTGCACTACGGACACTCCTGCCTCATACCCATCGACCAAACCACTGATGTGAAGGTTCTCTACATATTTGTCGACATCAAGATTGACCCGTCACACTTTATAGACACAATCAAACTAAACTTCCCTAAAAGAACACACCTAGCCATAGTTAGCACAATTCAGTTTGTCACTACTTTACATGCCATTGCTAAAACTCTTAGATCTGAAGAATACATAGTGACAGTCCCACAATGTAGACCACTGTCTCCGGGAGAAATTCTAGGATGCACTGCACCAAAAGTTGACTCAGAGTACATAGTGTATCTCGGTGATGGTAGATTTCACTTAGAAGCAATTATGATAGCCAATCCTAGCATTCCAGCCTATAAATATGATCCTTATGAGAAGAAATTCACATCAGAGCAATATGAACATAACTTGATGCAAGAAAACAGGCAAAACCAAGTGAGAGTAGCAGGAGATGCTGGTAATTTTGGCCTCATACTAGGAACTCTTGGCCGACAAGGGAGTACAAAAGTTTTAAGTAATCTAGAAAAGCAAATTAGAAATGTAGATAAGAAATATGTGAAAATCTTGTTATCAGAGATTTTTCCTAGTAAATTATCCTTGTTTAACCTTGATGCGTTTGTCCAAGTGGCATGTCCAAGATTGTCCATAGATTGGGGGACAGCTTTCCCAAGGCCCTTGTTAACTCCATATGAGTTTTCAGTGTCACTAGGAAACAGTAAATGGTTGAAGGAAGATGGGACATATCCAATGGATTTCTATTCTAATGCTAGCTTAGGGCCGTGGACTCCGAACTACAAGCCGGTGTTATGTTCTGAAGGAGACAAGATATGTGATAACTGCTGTGGGGGGAAAGGGAAAGAGATGAAGGAAAAATAG
- the LOC125236843 gene encoding protein ABHD11-like, which yields MLPFKANTKILASFFKTYPVISSQIVRKRATFTSENSESVDLAYASYESTESENNPLPPLVILHGLLGSKNNWNSMSKAIHRTTGRKVISVDARNHGDSRHSSQHSYVHMAHDVMNLLKKLELSKVSVMGHSMGGRTAMVLSLLCSDLVSSLIVVDISPVKTSPHINSMANLLEAMSAVSVRPGIAMSKARKVADEQLKSITPDVNLRNFMITNLVQLHTGAYTWRVNLPVLKENFSSHISKFPSSLKGLQYCGPTLFIGGSLSDYIGKNDLPEIQEYFPLAELVFIDGAGHWVHSQKPQPFLETVCKFLKEK from the exons ATGTTACCCTTCAAAGCTAACACCAAGATCCTGGCATCATTCTTCAAAACATATCCCGTTATATCCTCACAAATCGTGAGGAAACGGGCGACATTTACTTCAGAAAATTCGGAGTCTGTCGATTTGGCTTACGCATCTTACGAGAGCACTGAATCTGAGAATAATCCACTGCCTCCCTTAGTAATATTACATGGGTTGTTGGGATCGAAGAACAATTGGAACAGTATGAGCAAGGCTATCCATAGAACGACTGGGCGGAAAGTAATCAGTGTAGACGCGCGTAACCATGGTGACAGCAGGCATTCTTCGCAACACAGCTATGTTCACATGGCTCACGATGTTATGAACCTGCTGAAAAAGTTGGAGCTGTCTAAAGTGTCCGTTATGGGACATAGTATGGGGGGCAGGACTGCTATGGTGCTGTCATTGCTTTGT tCTGATCTAGTCTCGAGTCTAATAGTTGTGGACATATCACCAGTAAAAACAAGCCCTCATATCAACTCAATGGCAAACCTCTTAGAGGCGATGTCAGCCGTCTCCGTGCGCCCCGGCATTGCCATGTCCAAGGCTAGGAAAGTAGCCGACGAGCAACTCAAGTCAATAACACCAGATGTCAACTTGAGGAACTTCATGATAACGAACCTGGTGCAACTTCACACAGGAGCTTATACTTGGAGAGTCAACCTGCCGGTTTTGAAGGAGAACTTTTCGTCACATATTTCGAAGTTTCCATCTAGTTTGAAAGGGTTGCAGTACTGTGGGCCTACTTTATTTATAGGAGGGTCTCTGTCAGACTATATAGG TAAAAATGACCTGCCAGAGATCCAAGAGTACTTTCCGCTGGCAGAACTGGTGTTCATCGACGGTGCCGGTCACTGGGTCCACAGCCAGAAGCCCCAACCCTTCCTAGAAACCGTTTGCAAGTTCTTAAAAGAAAAGTAA
- the LOC125236844 gene encoding LOW QUALITY PROTEIN: protein ABHD11-like (The sequence of the model RefSeq protein was modified relative to this genomic sequence to represent the inferred CDS: inserted 1 base in 1 codon) — protein MCQKIATTCNRLVVAADARNHGESPHESSHGYHELAGDVGKLIDTLGLNAATVIGHSMGGRTGMALALTQPMKVHSLIVVDISPVSTAGILNDFFPVLIDHMKAINFQGQASVTDARNLAKQKLMASGLFEXRGIHFILMNIGKRGDKIDWMCNLDALKNHFLEIASFPDDLKAMQYKGPVLFIGGTQSNYLPTSDLRGIQAIFPNAELKYVQGVGHNVHAEDPTTFFNYVNEFLTKNK, from the exons ATGTGCCAAAAGATAGCCACAACATGCAACCGGTTGGTCGTAGCTGCCGACGCTCGTAACCATGGAGAGAGTCCTCACGAGAGCTCCCATGGCTACCACGAACTGGCTGGAGATGTCGGCAAGCTGATTGACACCTTGGGTCTGAACGCAGCTACGGTGATTGGTCATAGCATGGGTGGGAGAACAGGCATGGCTTTAGCGCTTACACAG CCAATGAAAGTCCACAGTCTGATCGTAGTCGATATCTCCCCAGTCTCCACTGCTGGCATCCTCAACGACTTCTTCCCAGTACTGATAGACCACATGAAGGCCATCAATTTCCAAGGACAAGCATCTGTCACAGACGCCAGAAACCTCGCTAAACAGAAGTTAATGGCCAGTGGCTTGTTTG GGAGGGGTATCCATTTCATTCTGATGAATATCGGCAAGCGAGGCGACAAGATTGACTGGATGTGCAACTTGGATGCTCTGAAAAATCATTTTCTGGAGATCGCGAGTTTTCCGGATGATTTGAAGGCCATGCAGTATAAAGGCCCGGTTCTGTTTATTGGAGGCACACAGTCTAACTACTTGCC GACAAGTGATTTAAGAGGAATCCAAGCAATATTTCCGAACGCGGAACTTAAGTATGTTCAAGGAGTCGGTCATAACGTTCACGCGGAGGATCCTACAACCTTCTTCAATTACGTCAACGAGTTCCTtacgaaaaataaataa
- the LOC125236772 gene encoding protein ABHD11-like translates to MDVYTRILQFSRLVKKSPVNVGSRTAVNLSYTIVTRPDNDPPDEKPPLIICHGLLGTKKNWTYLAKTIHAVTKRIVVRIDLRNHGLSPQTKSHKYEELAEDVLQLMTKLEIDNASLIGHNMGGRTAMSVALMKPSAVASLIVLEMSPASTSAEFTTLFPRIMEAMTAVKLKEKRKVHKARKEVKEQLKNAITNEVIMANVLTNVNVKQDGTIGWTCNLETLMRHFKYISSFPFSLDKGKKYFGPTLFIGGQLSEYIPADDLPRIRELFPKAVVKFVPGAGHFVHRDEPKAVLELVIGFLNDHSE, encoded by the exons ATGGATGTGTACACTCGAATACTACAGTTTTCTAGATTAGTAAAGAAGTCTCCTGTAAACGTTGGAAGCAGGACTGCTGTGAACTTATCTTATACAATAGTAACTCGTCCGGACAATGACCCACCCGACGAAAAACCTCCGCTCATAATCTGCCACGGCTTATTAGGGACGAAGAAAAACTGGACGTATTTAGCGAAAACTATTCACGCTGTCACCAAACGGATAGTGGTGCGGATAGACCTGAGGAACCACGGTCTCAGCCCGCAGACCAAGTCGCATAAATACGAGGAGCTGGCTGAGGATGTGCTGCAACTTATGACCAAGCTGGAGATAGATAATGCCAGTCTTATCGGACACAACATGGGTGGCAGGACTGCCATGTCCGTCGCTTTGATGAAG CCGTCGGCAGTAGCCAGTCTGATTGTATTGGAGATGTCGCCCGCGTCAACAAGCGCGGAGTTCACCACGCTCTTCCCAAGGATCATGGAAGCGATGACCGCAGTCAAGTTGAAGGAAAAACGCAAAGTCCACAAAGCTAGAAAGGAAGTTAAGGAACAATTGAAAAATGCCATTACCAATGAAGTCATAATGGCGAATGTGTTAACCAACGTCAACGTTAAACAGGACGGCACTATTGGGTGGACGTGCAATTTAGAGACGCTAATGAGgcattttaaatacatttcgtcGTTTCCATTCAGTTTGGATAAAGGCAAGAAGTACTTCGGACCAACTTTGTTCATAGGCGGGCAGTTGTCAGAGTATATTCC TGCCGACGACCTGCCTCGGATCAGGGAGCTGTTCCCCAAGGCCGTAGTAAAGTTCGTCCCCGGCGCCGGCCACTTCGTCCACAGAGACGAGCCCAAGGCCGTGCTGGAGCTCGTCATCGGCTTCCTCAATGACCATTCTGAATAA